Below is a window of Sulfitobacter sp. BSw21498 DNA.
ATCGCACATGGGTCAGTTTCATGCCGCGGGTAAAATGGCCCGAGGCAAGGCGGACAAAGGCAACGCGGTCGCGGTGCTTGGGGTCCATATTCGCTTGAACCTTGAAGACAAAGCCGGAAACCTTTGTTTCTTCAGGTAAAATATTCCTTGGCTGCGCCGACTGAATTTGTGGTTCCGGCCCGTAGGTAGCGATGCCATCCATCAGTTCCTTGACGCCAAAGCTGTTGATCGCGGACCCGAACCAGATCGGCGTCAGTGACCCTTCGGCCATCAGTTCAGCATCCAGCGGCGGCATCAGCTCGCGCACCATTTCCAGATCCTCACGCAGCTTTTCGAGCAGCGCGGCGGGCACATGTTCGGCCAGCTTTGGGTCGTCCAACCCTTCGATCGCGATGCTTGCGGATACTTTGTTGCGGTCGGCACGGTCCATCAGTTCCAGCCGGTCACGCAGGATGTCATAGCAACCAATAAAGTCGCGGCCCACGCCGATGGGCCAGCTCGCGGGGGTCACGTCAATCGCGAGGTTTTCCTGAATTTCGTCGATGATCTCGAACACATCGCGGCTTTCGCGGTCCATCTTGTTACAAAAGGTCAGGATCGGCAGGTCGCGCATGCGGCAGACCTCGAACAGCTTTTGCGTCTGGCTTTCCACGCCTTTCGCGCCGTCGATTACCATCACGGCTGCGTCCACCGCCGTGAGCGTGCGGTAGGTATCTTCGGAAAAGTCCGAGTGGCCGGGCGTGTCCACAAGGTTAAAACGGTAGTTCGTGCCCTTGTTCACAAAGTCGAACGACATGGCGGACGCCGAGACAGAGATGCCGCGGTCTTTTTCCATCGCCATAAAGTCGGACCGTGTGCGCCGGGCCTCGCCCTTGGCACGCACCTGTCCCGCCATCTGGATCGCCCCACCGAACAACAGGAATTTCTCTGTCAGCGTGGTTTTCCCTGCATCGGGGTGGGAAATGATCGCAAAGGTGCGACGCCGAGCGATTTCGGCAGGCAAAGCGGGGCGGTTTGAGGGGGTATCCAACATGGATTGGCATATATCCACGCCCGAACACACGCGCAAGGCTGCTTGGATCAGGCGGTGGGTGGCATTTCTTTGGGGCCGCGCGTGAAAATCGGGTACTATGAGGCGCGTGAGGTCATAGAAAGGGAGAAGACGATGGAGCTGAAAGAGATTGCAGAAGCTTTGGTGAAAGGGTGCCGCGAAGGGCACGAGGTGGCGAACCTTGATCGGCTTTATGCGGCGGATGCCGTGTCAGTCGAAGCGATGGATCACGGTAACGGGCGTGAAATCAAGGGCCTCGACGGGATCAAGGGCAAGCATGCCTGGTGGGACGGCGCGATGGAGGTCACGCGTCAGAACGTCAGCGACCCGATGCTACATGGCGACGAACGCTTTGCCGTTATGTTCGACGTTGCCGCACGCGAAAAGGCCAGCGGCAATGTGATGGAGATGAAAGAGGTCGCTGTTTACCATGTGGCAAATGGCAAAATCGTACGCGAGGAGTTCTTTGGCTGATTAGCGCATGCTGGCGCGGCGCAGCAGTTCAGCTGCGTCGGGACGGTCAAGCAGCGGTTCGGACACATCAAGCCCCGCATGGGGCAGGTCGGAATGACCGGGGATGACATCGCCCATGGCATCCGACAGCTCTTGCGGCAGCACGCCCTTGGTGCGGCTGTCGATCAGCATGGATTCCGCTGCGATCCCTTCGGCATAGATGATCTGATGGCTGTCAAACAGCAGCTGGAAGTAATCGACGAAGCCGCCGTCTTGCACGCGCACTGTATCACCGTTCACCAGATGCCGTGCCTTGACCAGCAGTTCCGAGCGGCCCGCGCCCAGACGGTCTTGGCGTTGGTAAATGAACAGGCGGTGGTCGGGGCTGACGATAAGGTCATTGTCGTTGTTCAGTGTGCCCGCATCAATGCAGATCGGTGCAAATTCACCGACGGCACGCACTGTGCTCTGGCTGATCCAGCGGATTGCCTGCACGCCATCATCGCGGGTGAGTATCTTGTCGCCCACCACCAGATCTTCAATCGGAAGCTGTTCGCCGGTACCCATGGTGATGTGCGTGCCGCGGGTAAAGGACACGCAGGCAACCTGCGCGAATTTCTGGCGCATGGTTTGGGTGTCGATGCCAACCAGCCGGTATTCCACTTTCGGCGACAGCGCGCTCAGCGGGATAAGGTAAATCGCCTCGGCGTGGCCATCGTCCGCCACCTCGACCAGCAGGATCGCGTCGTTGATTTGCCCATCGGGCGACATGAAGGTCAGCGCACAATCCAGATGCAGCGCTGCGCCGCTGGCGCCGGTTTGCGTATCAGGCGCGATCGACAAGCTGCCGTTTGCTGCCGCCTGTATCGACAGGCGCACAGGGGCCGCGCCATAGGAAAGTTCGTAGACATCATCTAGCAGCAGCTCTGATGCAAAGGACATCGGATCGCCCATATTCGCACCATCCGTCGCCGTGAATTGCGTCGCATGGTAGACAGGGACGCTTTGCGGTGAGGAAGGGCGGGGCGAGGTCATGGGGCGGGCCTTTGCGCACGAATGGTAAGGTAAATCAATACCGGCGGTCGCATAACCGTCGGTGGTTATAGCATCTTTGCCATAAGATTGTGTCTCATTGTGGTCAAGCCTTTGGCCTTTTGCTGGCATTGTTCGCAGTGACAGTGCTACGACTTGCGCGAACATTAATCGGGAGAGATCGCTATGGATCTGGGAATCAAAGAAAAACGCGCATTGGTTTGCGCATCGTCAAAGGGTCTTGGCCTGGGCTGTGCAGAGGCGCTGGCCGAAGCGGGTGTGAATCTGGTGATGAACGCACGCGGTGCCGCTGATCTGGAAACAGCCGCTGAACGCATCCGTCAGGACTATGGCGTAGAGGTCACCACCATTGCCGCCGATATCGCCACGGACGAAGGCCAGAAGCTGGTGCTGGACGCTGCTGGCGACATCGACATTCTGGTCAACAACGCAGGTGGCCCGCCCCCCGGCATGTGGAGCGATTGGGACCGTGAGGATTTCATCAAGGCGC
It encodes the following:
- a CDS encoding peptide chain release factor 3, encoding MLDTPSNRPALPAEIARRRTFAIISHPDAGKTTLTEKFLLFGGAIQMAGQVRAKGEARRTRSDFMAMEKDRGISVSASAMSFDFVNKGTNYRFNLVDTPGHSDFSEDTYRTLTAVDAAVMVIDGAKGVESQTQKLFEVCRMRDLPILTFCNKMDRESRDVFEIIDEIQENLAIDVTPASWPIGVGRDFIGCYDILRDRLELMDRADRNKVSASIAIEGLDDPKLAEHVPAALLEKLREDLEMVRELMPPLDAELMAEGSLTPIWFGSAINSFGVKELMDGIATYGPEPQIQSAQPRNILPEETKVSGFVFKVQANMDPKHRDRVAFVRLASGHFTRGMKLTHVRSKKVMSVTNPVMFLAADRELAEEAWAGDIIGIPNHGQLRIGDTLTEGEAIRVSGIPSFAPELLQGVRAGDPMKSKHLEKALMQFAEEGAAKVFKPAIGSGFVVGVVGQLQFEVLASRIELEYGLPVRFEQSQFTSARWVNGDRQAVEKFTEANKQHIALDHDGDVVYLTRLQWDIDRVDRDYPDVRLTATKEMMV
- a CDS encoding nuclear transport factor 2 family protein → MELKEIAEALVKGCREGHEVANLDRLYAADAVSVEAMDHGNGREIKGLDGIKGKHAWWDGAMEVTRQNVSDPMLHGDERFAVMFDVAAREKASGNVMEMKEVAVYHVANGKIVREEFFG
- a CDS encoding Hint domain-containing protein produces the protein MTSPRPSSPQSVPVYHATQFTATDGANMGDPMSFASELLLDDVYELSYGAAPVRLSIQAAANGSLSIAPDTQTGASGAALHLDCALTFMSPDGQINDAILLVEVADDGHAEAIYLIPLSALSPKVEYRLVGIDTQTMRQKFAQVACVSFTRGTHITMGTGEQLPIEDLVVGDKILTRDDGVQAIRWISQSTVRAVGEFAPICIDAGTLNNDNDLIVSPDHRLFIYQRQDRLGAGRSELLVKARHLVNGDTVRVQDGGFVDYFQLLFDSHQIIYAEGIAAESMLIDSRTKGVLPQELSDAMGDVIPGHSDLPHAGLDVSEPLLDRPDAAELLRRASMR